Proteins from a genomic interval of Trichoderma breve strain T069 chromosome 2, whole genome shotgun sequence:
- a CDS encoding protein kinase domain-containing protein yields MPAENIYPASNGRFAAPPPRERSNAPSTPSRKERQRESAAMQDPGLKDYRLGECLGKGAFGSVYKAFNWGTGEAVAIKQIKLTDLPKSEQRMIESEIDLLKNLFHENIVKYIGFVRSTECLNIILEYCENGSLHSICREYGKFPENLVGVYTTQVLQGLQYLHDQGVIHRDIKGANILTTKDGTVKLADFGVSTSTLAGGQDKEAQVVGTPYWMAPEIIQLSGASSASDIWSVGCTVIELLQGKPPYHNLAAMPALFAIVNDDHPPLPEGISAAARDFLMQCFQKDPNLRVSARKLLRHAWIVGCRRTDAPVSRTPANFDDAVEEVKQWNKALNSSGTSLRTSLGSDAVSRISSGTPSKGRLGLAKPRLSAGAGAGIGAFKLAELDDDNWDDDFATAISPSALQLPHLRPQDNFGGLLSADKLKAFASVNDLRGDVNNYDNDFEGDMMTIKGPNNELYQESQEQTIRPTLSQAVTSPNLSRTKSPPKPHFGNKFELPPRPGAIYREQSSEDYSDLFSDDDSVFDQKVHQAVRKGGLRQPEAPQLFHPSDLTSLPRSMQAPDGSVVRKKALSRPSVLPDRPMRRTRSSIEIQKFAEDDDEDFSDVFGPEESIAEREESERGSEEAGLMLLSRMSGNSWLGDDDDEDDPFASMDPGWDEMDMDAKIARDRHARLAEKIEELVGSLKMTEGEDILADLSEHLLGLLWENPEAKNLIISAHGLLPLLEILEPCTVKSRHHMILQLLKVVNAIILDDVEIQENLCFVGGIPIITKFAARQYSNEIRLEAAAFVRQMYQTSTLTLQMFVSAGGLNVLVEFLDEDYDSSRDLVLIGVNGIWNVFELQGPTPKNDFCRIFSRSKILYPLALVLHRVLDEEGEDELSELIEGRIVNIFYLFSQAENYVKEVVADRQVLKSVLKDLRRMTPAHQITMLRFIKNLSMLSTTIESLHSADAIDFLIDLLSYSMKKNHQHLREISNQVLNTMFNLCRLSKERQEDAAVGGIIPLLLRIMKTDRPPKEFALPILCDMAHSGSKGRRYLWQNKGLDFYVSLLSDQYWQVTALDAILVWLQEETANVENHLMDNNFSRAIVSCFGTNRLNAFDFNLLEPLLKLLRLSPGLTASLAKPEMFAGITQRLGHKKAVVRLNLLRLVRAIMDVCDPGVLGSGDGARTLNSAQMRSLMDSIQLLAEKDSAVLVRNLASELIKAHSSQPASPVMMRHEGMISSTQVNLSSSSRRGSRHNTNYTPQSLQSSMSMPQTPTHRSRGSSNAFIEVAASPRRSGAALDRENAMYRPQSREGPPRRVSNDSNSMASSSSGGAGGYGLKSRLTPRTPITSSIQQRSSAGMLRGEFMAPMVVRSESNLSSNGSRPSSSASSGIVSTPKARHKTSSSSIDVMRQSSR; encoded by the exons AGCGAAATTGACCTGCTCAAGAACCTTTTT CATGAGAACATTGTCAAGTATATCGGTTTCGTCAGGTCAACCGAATgcctcaacatcatcctgGA ATACTGTGAGAATGGCTCGCTCCATTCAATATGTAGAGAATATGGCAAGTTTCCAGAAAACCTCGTCGGCGTCTACACCACCCAAGTTCTCCAAGGCCTTCAGTACCTTCACGACCAAGGTGTCATCCATCGCGACATCAAGGGCGCCAACATTCTCACCACGAAGGACGGGACAGTCAAGCTTGCCGACTTTGGTGTCTCGACCAGCACGCTTGCTGGTGGACAGGACAAGGAGGCGCAAGTCGTTGGCACTCCTTACTGGATGGCCCCTGAGATCATCCAGCTGTCCGGCGCCAGCTCCGCCTCAGATATCTGGAGTGTTGGATGTACCGTTatcgagcttctccagggCAAGCCGCCATATCATAATCTGGCCGCCATGCCGGCGTTAttcgccattgtcaacgaTGACCACCCTCCACTACCGGAAGGCATCTCAGCT GCTGCCCGAGATTTCCTCATGCAGTGCTTTCAGAAGGACCCCAATCTCAGAGTTTCAGCTCGAAAACTACTCAGGCATGCCTGGATTGTGGGGTGTCGCCGCACAGACGCGCCCGTCTCAAGGACGCCGGCCAACTTCGACGATGCGGTTGAGGAGGTTAAGCAATGGAACAAGGCCCTCAACTCCTCGGGGACTTCTCTCCGCACATCTTTAGGCTCCGACGCCGTCTCTCGAATCTCTAGCGGAACACCGTCTAAGGGACGGTTAGGTCTTGCCAAACCAAGGCTCAGCGCTGGTGCAGGTGCGGGAATAGGTGCCTTCAAACTAGCTGAGCTAG ATGATGATAATTGGGACGACGACTTTGCAACAGCAATTTCTCCTAGTGCTTTGCAACTTCCACATCTAAGACCGCAAGATAATTTTGGGGGGCTTCTCTCCGCTGACAAACTCAAGGCTTTTGCGTCAGTGAATGATCTCAGGGGCGATGTGAACAACTACGATAACGATTTTGAAGGCGACATGATGACCATTAAGGGGCCCAACAATGAGCTCTACCAGGAATCCCAAGAGCAGACAATACG GCCGACCCTCAGTCAAGCAGTTACTTCGCCTAACTTGTCTCGGACCAAATCGCCTCCAAAGCCGCACTTTGGGAACAAGTTCGAGTTGCCTCCTCGCCCTGGCGCTATTTACCGAGAGCAGAGCTCTGAGGACTACTCGGATCTCTTTTCTGATGATGATAGTGTGTTTGACCAAAAGGTTCATCAAGCCGTCCGAAAG GGCGGCCTGCGTCAACCTGAAGCGCCTCAGCTCTTCCACCCATCAGACCTTACCAGCTTGCCTCGATCAATGCAGGCCCCTGACGGCAGCGTGGTAAGGAAAAAGGCACTATCAAGGCCGTCAGTCCTTCCCGATCGCCCCATGAGACGTACTCGCTCTTCTATCGAGATTCAGAAATTcgccgaagatgatgatgaggatttCTCCGACGTTTTCGGGCCGGAGGAATCCATAGccgaaagagaagaaagtgaGCGAGGCTCAGAAGAAGCCGGTCTCATGCTCCTGTCAAGAATGTCAGGAAACTCTTGGTTaggcgacgacgatgacgaagatgaccCGTTTGCGTCCATGGACCCAGGGTGGGACgagatggatatggatgCGAAGATTGCGCGAGACAGGCATGCACGGCTTGCTGAAAAGATAGAAGAACTAGTTGGTTCTCTAAAGATGACTGAAGGCGAAGACATATTGGCGGATCTCTCTGAACATTTA CTGGGATTGTTATGGGAAAACCCAGAAGCAAAAAACCTCATCATCAGTGCTCATGGGCTGTTGCCTCTATTGGAAATTTTGGAGCCCTGTACGGTAAAGAGTAGACACCATATGATTCTTCAGCTGCTTAAAGTCGTCAACGCG ATCATTCTCGATGACGTTGAAATTCAAGAAAACCTGTGCTTCGTTGGAGGAATacccatcatcaccaagttTGCCGCGCGGCAATATTCTAATGAGATTCGCCTTGAGGCGGCCGCATTCGTCCGCCAAATGTACCAGACCTCGACTTTGACGCTACAAATGTTTGTCTCAGCAGGTGGTCTGAACGTCCTCGTCGAATTCTTGGACGAAGACTACGATAGTTCTCGAGATCTTGTGCTCATCGGGGTAAATGGTATTTGGAACGTGTTTGAACTGCAGGGCCCGACTCCCAAGAACGACTTTTGCCGAATTTTCTCAAGGAGTAAAATCCTTTACCCGCTTGCGCTCGTTTTACATCGtgtccttgatgaagaaggggaagacgAGCTGAGTGAGCTCATCGAGGGCCGCATCGTCAACATCTTTTACCTTTTTAGCCAAGCCGAGAACTATGTCAAGGAAGTGGTGGCAGATCGCCAGGTACTGAAGAGCGTCCTCAAAGATCTCCGTCGAATGACGCCGGCACATCAGATTACCATGCTTAGATTCATCAAAAACCTGTCCATGCTCTCAACAACCATCGAATCATTGCATTCTGCTGATGCCATCGACTTCCTCATCGACTTGTTAAGTTACAGCATGAAGAAAAATCACCAACACCTCCGTGAGATCTCTAATCAGGTTCTCAATACGATGTTCAACCTCTGCCGGCTAAGCAAGGAGAGGCAGGAAGATGCTGCCGTTGGAGGTATCATCCCGCTGTTGCTACGAATCATGAAGACTGACCGGCCGCCGAAAGAGTTTGCCCTGCCAATCCTCTGCGACATGGCTCACTCTGGATCTAAGGGGCGAAGATACCTTTGGCAGAACAAGGGTCTCGATTTCTACGTGTCATTACTGTCGGACCAGTACTGGCAAGTTACCGCGCTGGATGCCATTTTGGTCTGGCTCCAGGAGGAAACGGCCAATGTGGAAAACCATCTGATGGACAACAACTTCTCGCGAGCCATTGTCTCTTGCTTTGGTACCAACAGACTCAACGCGTTTGACTTTAATCTTTTGGAGCCGCTGCTCAAGCTTCTTCGTCTAAGTCCAGGCTTGACAGCATCACTAGCAAAGCCCGAGATGTTTGCTGGCATTACCCAGAGGTTAGGACACAAAAAGGCAGTAGTGCGGCTTAACTTGTTGAGGCTTGTGCGTGCCATTATGGACGTCTGCGACCCTGGAGTCCTCGGGAGCGGAGATGGTGCCCGGACACTCAACAGCGCTCAGATGCGATCCCTCATGGACTCGATTCAGCTTCTGGCGGAGAAGGATTCCGCTGTGCTCGTTCGCAATCTTGCTTCGGAGCTTATCAAGGCACATTCTTCCCAACCGGCATCGCCGGTCATGATGAGGCACGAAGGGATGATTTCTTCCACCCAGGTCAATCtatcatcctcatcaagaCGCGGGTCAAGGCACAACACGAATTACACGCCGCAAAGCCTACAGTCATCCATGTCTATGCCTCAGACCCCAACGCATAGGAGTAGAGGCAGTAGCAATGCCTTTATCGAAGTTGCTGCCAGTCCTCGCCGATCAGGGGCGGCGCTAGACCGAGAGAATGCCATGTACCGGCCACAGAGCCGAGAAGGGCCCCCGCGGCGAGTGAGCAACGACTCCAACTCGATggctagcagcagcagtggcgGAGCCGGTGGCTACGGACTGAAGAGCCGATTAACGCCGCGAACGCCCATCACGTCGAGCATACAGCAGCGGAGCAGCGCGGGTATGCTGAGGGGAGAGTTCATGGCTCCCATGGTTGTTCGCAGCGAGAGCAATCTTAGTAGCAATGGATCTCGGCCAAGTAGTAGCGCTAGTTCGGGCATTGTTTCCACGCCGAAAGCGAGACACaagacgtcgtcgtcgtcaattGACGTTATGCGGCAGTCAAGCCGATGA